In the Endozoicomonas sp. SCSIO W0465 genome, GTCGTCATTCCACAATTCCCCGAATTTGCCGACACCCTGGGTTGGTTGTGTGGTGCTCACATTGACGCAGCCACCCCCATGAAACAGTTGGTGGAATACCACAAGGTGAACACAATCATTCTCTCACGGGAAAGCGATCATACGATTCGCAAGGGATCCCGGATGTACGAAATGTTTGCCAATGCTGCGGCAAAAGAAAGCCATTTATCGTGGTACCATAGTAAACTTCCCGGGCACTCAGGCCTTTCTGAAGACCAGGCTGCCTTTCTTAAAAGAAAAATGCGTGATGGCTCCGAAAAAGAATCAGTCGTATAAGAGTGATCACGGCACCGTACATCATCCATTGCAAACCACGGTCAGAAACAGAACAATACCGATCCCCCGCAATGCCAGGAAAGTAGCAGTCGGCAGACTCTCACAGATTCGGGATGGCAGGAAAGAAGTCCGGGCAACTCAGCTTGAAGTTGCCAGGTGCAACCAGAAGCATTCCCGGTTGCCAGCCAGACCCAACTATGAACGGCGTTTTCCGGATGGGTGGGGCTTTTTCTCTTCCGGTGCGTTGAAGATCAGGTAAAGTTCCATCAACACTTCGGGAATCTGGCTGCACATATCCTCTGTGAGCTTGCTGTCCCTGCGAATATCCTGAAACTCCTGTTCATCATCAAACAGGCCTGAGGCCAGCATGATCGGCAGCAGGAGTTCACAGACCTCCTGTTCACTGGTTCCGAACCAGACGTCTTCATCGAGGAAGTGAGCCACCATAAAACCGGTGCACCAGTTGGCAAGGGCTTCATCGTCGTGGTCTTCCAGCTCTTCGGATTCGCAGGAGAGGAAAAAACCCTCATCTTCGTCGTTAAATCCCCGGTCGATGGTCGTTTGCATTCTGGCAATAAGTTCATTCAACTCATTGGCACTGGCTGCCGGAAGCTCAACCTCACCATCAAAAATACTCTCGTTCCGTACCTGCTCGGTCAGGTCTATGGGGCAGATGGTCAGGGCTGTCAGGAAACCGTGGAGACCATGGTAGTCAAGAGTTCCGGTTTCGCTGCCATCATCAGATTCAGTGAAAGGCTGTAACAGCGCTTCCACAGAAGCACGGGTATTGGACATAGAGAGTATCCTGAAAATGTGAAATGGGATTTTACTCTGGCTTTGCCGGGTATAAAAGCCGTCAATTTCAGGTGTTTTACCGATGTGTGAGTGCCATGCCGGCACAGTGCTGTGAAAACCCGGATAAAGTATCGGGCTCATGATGAAATTGATGATCGGACTCCTTATACTGTCACTTTACCCGAAATTTTGCCTGAAACTTTGTCTTTAGATGTCTGATCCTGCCCTGGATATTTTAAAAAATACATTTGGTTACCCATCCTTTCGAGGATTCCAGCAAGAAGTGATTCATGAAATCGTTGCTGGTCGTGATGCCCTGGTATTGATGCCTACAGGGGGAGGGAAATCGCTCTGTTACCAGATACCCGCGTTATTAAGAGGTGGTACGGCAGTTGTCGTTTCACCGTTGATCGCATTAATGGATGATCAGATCAACAGCCTCCGGGAACTGGGTATTCGTGCTGATTGCCTGCACTCTGCCATGATTCCGGAAGACCGGCTTCAGGTTGAGCGGGAACTGCTGATCGGTGACCTTGATTTATTGTATGTAGCACCCGAAAGGCTGCTGACTGAGTCTATGCAGCGGCTGCTGGATCAGATTCAGGTGGCTTTGTTTGCTATTGATGAGGCGCACTGTGTTTCTCAGTGGGGGCACGATTTCCGGCCGGAATACCTGCAGCTCTCCTGTTTGCAAACTCGGTTTCCCGGGGTTCCCAGAATTGCCCTGACAGCGACTGCTGATCAGAGAACCCGCCGGGAAATCTGTGAACGACTGGGGCTTGGAACCGCCCGGGTATTTACGGACAGCTTTAACCGGCCCAATATTTTCTACCGGATCAGCCAGAAGAAGCAGGGTAAACAGCAGTTACTGAACTTTCTTAATAAAGAGCATCCCGAAGATTCCGGAATTGTTTATTGCCTTTCCCGTAAGAAAGTGGAGCAGACTGCCCAGTGGTTGGCGCAGTCAGGGCGAAAGGCGCTGCCCTACCATGCCGGGCTTTCACCGGAAGAACGGCGGGCCAACCAGCACCGGTTTATCGTCGAAGAAGGGATCATCATTGTCGCAACCATTGCCTTTGGAATGGGGATTGATAAACCGGATGTCCGGTTTGTTGCCCACCTCGACCTGCCAAGAAGTATTGAAGCCTATTATCAGGAGACCGGACGTGCAGGCCGGGATGGTCTGCCCGCTACCGCCTGGATGGTTTATGGCCTGCAGGATGTGGTGCTACTCAAGCAGCTGCATGCTCGCTCCAGCGCCAGTGTGCATATTCAACAGATAGAGCAGCAAAAGCTGGAAGCCATGCTGGCGCTTTGTGAGGTGACCGGATGCAGACGACAGGTGTTGTTGAATTACTTTGATGAGCCTCTGGATAAACCTTGCGGCTATTGTGACTTGTGTCTTGAGCCACCGGAAATATGGGATGGAACCGAAGTTGCCCGCAAGGCGTTGTCCTGTATTTACCGGAGTGGGCAGAGCTTTGGGGTGGCCCATCTTGTGGATATTCTACTGGGGAAAAGTACCCATAAAACCCGCCGCTTTGGTCATGACCGTCTTAGCACCTTCGGCATCGGCACCGAGCTGGATCAGAGCACCTGGCGGTCGGTCTTTCGCCAGCTGGTGGCCAGGGGGTACGTGAATGTGGATCATGACAGTCATGGTGCCCTTAAATTGAACGAGCGTTGCCGTTCACTGCTAAAAGGGGATGAAAGCATTCAGTTGCGTCGTGACCGCTATGAGCCATCGAGAAAGTATGAGAGCGAGTATCGTGAGGTCGGTCGTGTGGTTGTGGAAGAGCATGACCAGCAGTTGTGGGAAGCTTTACGCCAATGGAGACGTACGCATGCTGAAGAACAGAATGTCCCCGCTTATGTCATCCTGAACGACAAGACGCTGATGGAGCTGATAAAGCATCGTCCCCAATCCCGTCTTGAATTGTCAAGAATAACCGGAATAGGTCAATTTAAGCTGGAGAAATACGGTGACGACTTGTTAGAAGTGCTAGGAGGCTGACCGAGAAATTTTAATGGCCCTTTACAGGCTGTGCACAGATAAACCGTTCCCCGCTGGGAGCGGTTGTGACGTACCGTGCTCAGGTGAATCGTCTTGCCATGGCAATGGCATTGATACAGCCACTGCTTCCGGCTGCTTCTTCCCGTGTCATATCGATGACAACGATCCGCGGGAAGTCTGAATACCCTGGCCATTATCCCATGCCATTCTTTCCCGTGGGCACGGATTTTCGGGCCAAACAGTTCATAGGCCAGAAGATGTGCCACCTCATGAGCGACAGTTTGCCGGATAAAGTGCTCACGGTTTTCCTGAAGCAGTACCTTATTAAAGCGAAGCTGATGTTTTTCGATCCACGCCTGACCTGCTGTCTCTCCGGTTAGATCCAGCCGGATATAAGGTTTCCTGAACGGCTTTTGAAAAAAGCTTTCCGCTTCCTGGTACAGCTCAAGAATCCGCTGTTCAATTTGGTGAAGGTCGTTCTGCAATGGTTTGTCTGCTCCCTGTGTTTGTGCAGGAAGCATAGTGGATTGACCGGAATTGTGAAATCCGTAAATGCTTCAATTGAGCTAAGCTGATTCATCCTGACCCGACAGGTTCGCTACCAGTTTCGACAGGGCATCGATATCAAGCTCATCACAACACCTCATTAATTGGTCGAGCCAAAGCTGGGTATCATGGCAATGGGCAAACTCATGGTCGTACAAATGGGCCACAGCATGGCGAATGGCTTCGATATCACCGATCTCGATAAAGGCAGTCAGCTGACGTTCCAGAATCTCAGTCTGAACCACAGGCAGTCCGGGTCGGACAGGGCTTTCGATCCACCCGTCTTCTTCTGCCAGTGGCAATGAAAGTCCGGCAGGGCCAGACCAGTCGACAGGCTCTGTGGCACTGGCTACAGGAAGTGTCAGTACAAAACGGCTTCCGACGTTCAGTTCACTGCTAACTGATAGCGTGCCATGCATGGCCGTCGTAATTCGCTGGCAGATGGCCAGCCCCAGTCCCGTACCCCCTTTCTTCAGTCCGGAAGTACCCTGTCGGAAAGGTGAAAATATTGCCTGAAGCTGATCCCCGGCAATCCCTGAACCGGAATCCTGAACTACAAATATCAGCTGCTGCTGACGACTAACTTCCAGGCTAATGCTACCGGCATCGGTAAACTTGATGGCATTACTCAGCAGATTAATAAGGATCTGCTGTATTTTGGTCTCATCACCAATCAAAAACGCCGGTACCTCGCGACCCACGGTCACCTTGAAGTTCAGCTTTTTGGCTTTTGCCTGCTGGGCAACCATTCGGTGAATGGAGTCAATCAGCTCCATCAGGTTGAATGGCCGGGCAACAATCATAAGGTGTCCGGATTCAGCTTTGCTCAAATCAAGAATGTCATTGATCAGGGTGAGCAGATGCTGGCCACAGGCCTGAATACCCTGTAGCTGGTCCTGTTGTTCCGGGGTAAAATTGGGCTGGGTCATCAGCAATTGTGCATAGCCAAGTATGCCGTTTAGTGGGGTGCGCAGCTCATGGCTCATATTGGACAGGAACTGGGTCTTGGCATCGTTGGCGGCCTGGGCCTTGTCCCTGGCATCGGCGAGGGCGGAAGCGGCCCGCCGTTCACGGGTCCGGTCATGGGCCAGTCCCTGAATGGCCACCACTTCACCCTGATCATTCATGGCTGCGGATTCATAGATTTCCAGTGTGGCAATGGTACCGTCGGCCTTGACGATCTCCAGCTGGTAACTGGGATGGCTCCCACCCTGGCACAATATTTTGAATACCTTTGCTGCCATCGTACGGTCACTGTTCCTGTGCAACAACTGTCGCCAGTGCGCCATGAAATATTCCAGATTGTAGCCAAGTATCGTCTGAACCGACGAAGTCACATTGATAAAAGAGCCGTCCAGGTGTTGAGAATAGAATATGTACTCATGTTGCAGCGCATCGATGGTGCGTCGTAAACGTTGTTCACTGGCGTACAGTGCCTCTTCTGCTGCCCGGCGTTTGCGGATGTCACGCATAAGCATTGAGTAGTGCAGGCCATCCGGTGTTTCAATGGCGTTCATGGTCAACTCTACCGGCACCAGTTCCCCGGACCGGGTGACAATATTGATTTCCACTTCGGATTGGCTGGTGCGTACCGCTGACAGTTTTTCTCCGGTGAAGAGCTGATTGTGGTGCTCATCGCCGATAAGTGTGCACAATTGTTTACCCAGCACCATGTTACCCCGGTAGCCAGTCAGAAGCTCCGCCCGGGCGTTAACCATCACTATCACGCCACGGCAATTGGTAATAACCATGGCATCAGGAGCAAACTGCAGCAATCCCCGGAAATGCGCCGCATCAGTGACCCAGCGGGTAATGTTGCGGCCCACCCCTTCGGCACCAATAATCTGGCCCCGGGCATCGTAAATCGGTATTTTGATGATTTCGAAGTGGAACCGGTTGCCGTTTTCGTCGGAGGTTTCCAGCTCGTAGACACTGGTTTCGGCACTGTCCAGTACTCGCCTGGTCTCCTCAAGTGCCTGTTGGTTGCCGGGGGCATCGGAGTACAGCCAGCTGTAATGGTACGTTTCGATGGGGGCAGTCATGCCCGCTGCTGTCCTCATCCACGGACTGAGGTGGGTCATATACCCGTCCCGGTCGTGGGTGAAGTAATAGATACCCTGACCCAGCTTTCCAAGCAGGCGGTCAAAGGATGAAACCCGCTCTGCCCATTGCTGTTCCTGTCGCTGCTGCAGTCGGTGAGTTATGCGGGCGATAAACTGGCGTATATGGAACAGATCGTGCTGGCAGCCCAATGGGTCGGCGATGGATGACTCACCACTGGCGATACTCTCCAGTGATTGCCCAATGGAACTGAACAGCTTGCTGAGCTGGCCGGCCATTAGCCAGATCAGCATGGCAG is a window encoding:
- a CDS encoding YecA family protein; translated protein: MSNTRASVEALLQPFTESDDGSETGTLDYHGLHGFLTALTICPIDLTEQVRNESIFDGEVELPAASANELNELIARMQTTIDRGFNDEDEGFFLSCESEELEDHDDEALANWCTGFMVAHFLDEDVWFGTSEQEVCELLLPIMLASGLFDDEQEFQDIRRDSKLTEDMCSQIPEVLMELYLIFNAPEEKKPHPSGKRRS
- the recQ gene encoding DNA helicase RecQ; translation: MSDPALDILKNTFGYPSFRGFQQEVIHEIVAGRDALVLMPTGGGKSLCYQIPALLRGGTAVVVSPLIALMDDQINSLRELGIRADCLHSAMIPEDRLQVERELLIGDLDLLYVAPERLLTESMQRLLDQIQVALFAIDEAHCVSQWGHDFRPEYLQLSCLQTRFPGVPRIALTATADQRTRREICERLGLGTARVFTDSFNRPNIFYRISQKKQGKQQLLNFLNKEHPEDSGIVYCLSRKKVEQTAQWLAQSGRKALPYHAGLSPEERRANQHRFIVEEGIIIVATIAFGMGIDKPDVRFVAHLDLPRSIEAYYQETGRAGRDGLPATAWMVYGLQDVVLLKQLHARSSASVHIQQIEQQKLEAMLALCEVTGCRRQVLLNYFDEPLDKPCGYCDLCLEPPEIWDGTEVARKALSCIYRSGQSFGVAHLVDILLGKSTHKTRRFGHDRLSTFGIGTELDQSTWRSVFRQLVARGYVNVDHDSHGALKLNERCRSLLKGDESIQLRRDRYEPSRKYESEYREVGRVVVEEHDQQLWEALRQWRRTHAEEQNVPAYVILNDKTLMELIKHRPQSRLELSRITGIGQFKLEKYGDDLLEVLGG
- a CDS encoding SprT family zinc-dependent metalloprotease; the encoded protein is MQNDLHQIEQRILELYQEAESFFQKPFRKPYIRLDLTGETAGQAWIEKHQLRFNKVLLQENREHFIRQTVAHEVAHLLAYELFGPKIRAHGKEWHGIMARVFRLPADRCHRYDTGRSSRKQWLYQCHCHGKTIHLSTVRHNRSQRGTVYLCTACKGPLKFLGQPPSTSNKSSPYFSSLN
- a CDS encoding PAS domain-containing sensor histidine kinase; this translates as MYLSIRKKIFLLAVVPAALFYNLLFVLLQTYDFNREQSYLEHNLEIATTQVVRQINTHFSLARQQGEKVSQQLQVLASEPGISPAEQPSATLAQQALNILSDQQALQPGTAIIIQQADHSLQWIANSSEAVLWPPMSADYRQDLQQWLGTGIRQGHHSGIYPLPLMQAGQLSGEQGFFYVRYTTIDHHRVAVLSFVSMVDFLRERAVLMGMNAYLFLLDSAREPLFELDSLQIPEDLRQQYDDASHCLLRSNSNSNSCNSNGSMFNGSTFLHIHQPFGEGGLGLSLLLSTSGLHGLLPKIITFIVVQLLAAMLIWLMAGQLSKLFSSIGQSLESIASGESSIADPLGCQHDLFHIRQFIARITHRLQQRQEQQWAERVSSFDRLLGKLGQGIYYFTHDRDGYMTHLSPWMRTAAGMTAPIETYHYSWLYSDAPGNQQALEETRRVLDSAETSVYELETSDENGNRFHFEIIKIPIYDARGQIIGAEGVGRNITRWVTDAAHFRGLLQFAPDAMVITNCRGVIVMVNARAELLTGYRGNMVLGKQLCTLIGDEHHNQLFTGEKLSAVRTSQSEVEINIVTRSGELVPVELTMNAIETPDGLHYSMLMRDIRKRRAAEEALYASEQRLRRTIDALQHEYIFYSQHLDGSFINVTSSVQTILGYNLEYFMAHWRQLLHRNSDRTMAAKVFKILCQGGSHPSYQLEIVKADGTIATLEIYESAAMNDQGEVVAIQGLAHDRTRERRAASALADARDKAQAANDAKTQFLSNMSHELRTPLNGILGYAQLLMTQPNFTPEQQDQLQGIQACGQHLLTLINDILDLSKAESGHLMIVARPFNLMELIDSIHRMVAQQAKAKKLNFKVTVGREVPAFLIGDETKIQQILINLLSNAIKFTDAGSISLEVSRQQQLIFVVQDSGSGIAGDQLQAIFSPFRQGTSGLKKGGTGLGLAICQRITTAMHGTLSVSSELNVGSRFVLTLPVASATEPVDWSGPAGLSLPLAEEDGWIESPVRPGLPVVQTEILERQLTAFIEIGDIEAIRHAVAHLYDHEFAHCHDTQLWLDQLMRCCDELDIDALSKLVANLSGQDESA